The following nucleotide sequence is from Cicer arietinum cultivar CDC Frontier isolate Library 1 chromosome 2, Cicar.CDCFrontier_v2.0, whole genome shotgun sequence.
ATTAGTAACTAATCAAACTGGGGGAAAATAAAGGACATTTTGGCATTAGTACTAAAATTATGAAATGTAGTTTTAGGTTGCATTTCACTTATCAGATCTTCTCTTTCTAAGTAATCAAGTATTCTTTAcaccattttcatcctctctatttctattttaatttatcttttattttttttaatatcattctCCATCTCTCTCTGCCCATTCtataacatattttatcttttcgTGCATAAGAGTAAATGAGAGGAGAAGAGGACCAAAACTCATACACGGTTACtcttttatatttaacttttatatcaATCATTTGGTTAAGTTTAAAACCATAACTATAGATGCTCAAACACATCATATTTATcaccaacaacaaaaaacaaataaaaaataagaataattaaggGATTGTTCCCCtactcaaaaactatttttttgtttttaaaaaatttagaaaagaatttttttttatagagtcttgtttttaaaaattgttttctaaaattatttttcatattataccttttaaaactaaaaaaaaaacatgtaaatggtgttttactttttactttCAGTGttaagtttaaaataaaaaaaataaaaaaaaaaagatacataaaatcgttactttttatttatgacataattataattatcaacAATAGAGATAtcaaacaaaaatgaagaatcaTTGCATATAGTGTACGATTAGCCCAactgaaaaagataaaatgtgATTTATCTCTAAACCCTAGCTCGCGATTCTCTCAAGCTCATATGTCAtactaccttttttttttattattgttgtattCTCCATTCtttctataataatttatttagtgaTAATGATTAGACATAGTTCTCTAAGTGTTTTGTTCatggttttttttattacatacttctttttatttttatttgttgaacaaTTGTAtgcatgttttttattttatagttttattatcaaatattttatggaTTATCTTGTTCATAAACTTCTGTTATGAAATTGTATAATAAGTTGTAATCAAATGTGACGTTGATACAAGTAATGATTCTACTTTTGATGAAAATGATGATGATTTGGCACATAATTTCTAATTAATAATATGATTTATGACTATCAATAGAAATACTTTAATAAAGTAAAGGTTCTAATATCTTTATTATCTAGTCGCAAATTTGTTGTTGAAGTATTTAAATggatataaaataaattgttttgatttatttctaataaagaaataaggttttcttaatttttgtaatGAACTGGGGGAAATAACTACTTAAGCAACTCATTGGATGTACTTGTTGAAGAGAAGATTGTCACTTATTTATTCTTAATTGGTCACATAATGTAACATCCTGACCATTATCGTTATCGACGGTGCAACCTCACGGTCTTTTTGCCCCCCCTATCCACCCAATGGAAATAACGAGCTTTTGTCTTCCGTGGAATTCGAGCCCGGTACTTGGGAGATAAATACCACATCTACACAGTCTCAcataaaattggctaaaagAATTAAGAAtaacccaaaataatatatttgattcaagGTATGCATATCATATTATCAAAGTTATTTGAGTCCCGTAAACTTATccatattatttttctctagtGCAATAGATGGTACACATATAAGTGGATGAATTCCtgcataaaaacaaattttatgaaGGGGTAGAAAGACAACAGCCACGTAAAACGTCATGTATGTTTGTGATTTCAAAATGAcgtttacatatatatatttgaggTGGGAAGAATTGCACATGATTCATAAGTTTTTTTCGATGCAATTACAAATTCAAATGTTGGGTTTCCTTGGCCACCTAGATGTAAATAATACtatcataataaaattatcttatGTTGATGAATTTAACAAGTAgaactaatatatatttttttttaatgaagatTCGTTTTATCTCGTTTGTTTTTGGATATTCATGTATTAAATGTTTGTTTCCATTTTATAGGGTGAAAGATAACATGTACAATAATATAGAGGCCAAGGTAGACAAGATAAGAAGAAGCTCCAACTTAACAAGATTATTCGATATTTCTTAAATACTTGGATTGGTTTGGTTTTATCTTTACGTTATGGACAATACTTGCATTTCTTTTGGTTTGATGTTTATCTTACCAATAATAtttgtgttgatttttttttcaattttttgatatGATGATGAGATAAAcctatttttttactaataaacctattaattataataagttattgattaaaataattaaaagtttgCTTAAGCATTGCTTAAGAAAAACTATATATACACGTACGattactcttattttaaaaacatatgtatcaaataaagtttctaattttttgtttcaaaaatattatgaaaGTAAAAACTATCAAacaactttttcattttttcatctaaaaaattgttttcaaaaactTGATTATCaaaccatttttattttacttttttttgtaaaaataatttttaaaaattttcaaaaactaaaaaacaaaacactCCAATCACAATCCATCATTAATTAAAGTTTTTTCACAGTTGGATTTCCTACAAAATAAGAAGGGAAGAGTGTATTTTGGTGGATCCAATCCATGCATAAAAGCTATCCAACTTGAGAAGGAAACAAGAGAAAGACACCGATTAACAAACACCAGTAACCGTATATCATACTTTAGACATTATACAACATTCATTCCATTACCAACTCCATATTCAACGTGCTTCTATCAGGGGAAACATTTCATTCTCTGCAAAGGAACACATGAAAATGGTGTTAACCAATTTAGTGTTAATTGATGACTTATTTCTTGAATCTAGTAACCATTTATTACCTGTTTTTCAACTTGGACGGCTGATGCAGCTAACCTGCGCTTCAAAATTGATCTGTCTAGCTCACAATTTTCTGTCTCTGTGTCTAAAAACAAAGCCCGAAGCGATATTTAAAAAGGGAAAGAATCCAACACAACTATTAAAATTTGGATAATAAAACCGAGACAAACAAACTAAGCTAAAAACAACACAAAGACAAACAACTTAAGTATAACGTTTTTTGTCGACATatgttaatatatttgttaCTTGTTATGTTAGTATTTCCTTCGGGCGTTTTACTCCTTCAAAGCAGCTCCTCACTCTTTTGTTACACAATTTATTAGCGGAGACACTTTCTTCTCTGAAGAACCTAACGGTAACCTAATGGCCTTCACACCTTGGATTTGTATGTATTCTTGGTATAGTCAAAGACAGATTGCTTTCTTCAAACCAAGCTAACGCATTTTTTACTTCTTTGTGACTTGGGCTGTCGACTGTCGGGGACATTCAAAAAGAACCTCTATACTGATGTTGGTGGGCTATTTCCTCAGCCGATGCTTATATCAACATGGTGTTAGATTCCACATTTCTACACAGGGAATTGTTGTTTTCGCGTGGCTTGGATGTGCAATGGAAGATCTGACCTTGCCTTATCTTCCCCTAGCCCAGGATGGATAGTAGAAGACCAAGGGTGCTGGAGGCATACTTTGTAAGATGTTTTGACATCTGCCATTGTACTAGCTTAAGAAATTGTATCCCAACCAAGGTCAACTGACATCTGCCATTGTACAATTGAACCAACCATAAACTTTCTCCTTCATTTTTCCACTCTTTTTCTAAATATAAGACCCTCCAGAGATTTTTCATTGTTCTTTTTTATAAGACCTCTTTCAACTTTTTAgctgcattaattatttatttattaaactaccCTTAAGTATGATACATTTTTTCTACTATCtgtaataaatattacaaatacaattaaaaaaaataaactaaatatctCTCTTCAAGGGTAAACTactaaaacaattcaaattgctGATACAAACAACTTTCTTAATTTCCGTGATTTAGTCAACGGGATCTTATATATAAGAACAAAAATAGTGCAATAGAGTAGAAGAAAATACTATGAACTTAATGATATCAAACACATTGGAGTCGAAGAAAGTGTTGTTCTATTCTAGTATATGATAGGGGGAAACCACATACAGGCATATCCTAAAAGATTCCAACACTTAGGTGTGACTATTCataataaattcaattcaacATGTTTAAACGAACTGAGAAATAATCTACTCAATGTGCTTCCTTTCAATTCAatatattaaagatgataattgATGTTATCCTTTCTTAAAGATTACAAATTGACATTCAACAATAGATGGCACTCATTGCTATATATATCTCAAGAAGTATATCAAAATATTGTGAAGACCATGTCTGATTTTAATGGATACTCTTTATAAACCAAATCAACAAATATCTTATTCTACTAAAGATTAGTACTGTATAACAtgaattactttcaatttagatcaaaaaaatatttataacaatgttcaatatgttttctatttatagattacagatatataaaatattacctAGTTAACACAGCATAATTGTCAGTGAAAATATTGTCTTCCATGTTTTAGCTTGGCTCCAAGTTtcttatgaaaaatttaaaatatttaacttctATCATTCTAATTAGAAAAGTTATTGAAAGTACTTTTGGTGTTTGAAAAGTAAAATTGAGATTGTTATAAAATATGATCAGtttcaaactcaaatttatattatatggATATATAGTGCACTCCACGGTTAAATTAGAATAATCAAATCAGCTGATTTAGATATTcttcaaattttagaaaatattaacaTGTTTCAAGATGATAATAATGGATGGCAAGATCTATCACACAAAAGTCTCAAAGTGcaatactaattttaattttaggaatataaaaattgatacGGGAAGCATAGAGATATTCCATTTTGTTCGATTTTTTGGCATTAAATATGTTAAACATGTATATGAATCATTGTTccttttttattatgaattcaatttaattcttttagtTAGTTGTGTTGGCATCATCACATTTATCTGAAAATTGTGTTACAAGAAAATTGTGTACAAATTTAGGGGCAACAACACATTATAATTTAAGTGTCCTAAAACCATAGAAGGTAAAGAATGTATGTATGAATGCATTTGTATGAGTCTAATTTGAATATGGGTGTATGTATTTTGAGTACTTTTATTTGACTGATAAAATCTTCGACACAGTCTGAGAATCTGAGTGCTCATTTATGTCTTATGTTAGTAGCTGAACTTAGTTGTATATTTTGATTTGTCTAAGTTTTGAATAAAGACTGATGCACATGACATTCCATATAAGTtactctaatttttatttttcaatgaagCAGAAAGCAAATGATATCGCATGAAGTATGAGCATCTTCCAATGCAAATTATTCACGATATTTCATTCAATAAGACAATTAATCCCTAGATCCACTCAATTTCGGTCCctagattttattattttggatATCAGACTCTACTTCCAATATGTTGGATTTTTGTTATCAACCATTAGGCTTCACTTTAGACTctatagtttatattttttaaaggtaTTTGACTCGAATTTCTAAAAAGATTTGGTCCTTAAAGTTTCAATGTTTAAAAATACTGATGGTCCCTAACACAAAATTCAGATGAGGGGttgataatcaaataaaaaaactatgtGGGAGACATTGCAAATCAGGTGAAACTATAGAAATTAAATGTTTGGTTTAGCCTAAAAGCAACAATGAAAACTACTTTTGGTTTTCccctaaaaaaagaaaaaagaaaaagacttATGGTTGAAAGATTCTTACCATAGTAATATGATGAGAGGATGGTGATGCGCTCCGTTGGCTGTAAAATGGAAAACAATATGATCTAAGTACAGAGGAAGAAGTATACATGTTgagtaattttgaaattaacacTAAAAGcttaaaaacaaaagataagCAAGTGCACATTTGTTCTATTAGAAAGCCAGCTAATCTGAGAAGAGACAATTTCGCCGATATATCTATCCATGAAACAGATAGCAACTACAGAGACCCGTGTGACATATGATGCTAACTTaacattcacataaactcataaGCATATGATGCTAAACTGAACATTCACATAAATGCACGAGCataagaaatttttgaaatattgattTAAAGTTATTCACCTCCGGCTCAGACAAACATAAACGTTTGATGtcatttgattttagttttctGAAATATTCTAACACAAACCACCCTCAATTTCAGCTACATATTACTATATATTCTCTCAAATCTTGAATATAAGCCAAAAAAACCTAACTCACCCTTCAGGAAATTTAGTTATTAGTTAATATCATTTAAGTTTCTGGATGTAATAAAAAAGTATTTGCATGTCCAAAATACACTTCATTGGAACTTGTTTCATGAGAGTAAAAGGTTATTGAAACTTGATTCAAAATTAGCTAAAGAGTATTATAGGAAGCATATCATTAAATATTACTATAAAAGTATTTAAGATTCCCTTATATTTTAGACCAccaaaaaagaattttttttgttggttaTATTCAAGACTGAAGGGAGTCGAACTTTATCTAAGATACACACAAATACATATCTACGCATTCAACTTTTGAGGATTTCCCGCCCACCATATCTCCTTTTTTTTCTCCCACCAACATAAGTCTCACCATCTCTACCCCCGCCGGCTTCACCTCAAGGTAAAAGAATCAAAGCATGTAAAATTCTATCATCTACGAACTTCCAAGAAATgtaagttaaatttatttgatcaaTGATTGAACACTAAATGAAGAGTAAAAGAGAACAATACACAAGAAGGATAAGAGAGTATACCATTACAAATATTCCTTCTTTACGTGTAGGTAGTTGCTCAAGCTTTGTCAATGTATCATCACCTTTAGTAACTTTTCCAAATATTGCATACTGAAAAGGGCTTAAATCAGCATATCAATTGTAAACATCACAAAAGTGAATCttccaaaattatgtttggagGTTATAGTTACCTTACCTTCCCATCCAGATGAGGAGCATTTCCAAGTAGCATTGAGAAAGAGGATGCAGCACTATCTGGATCTTCATACCTGTAAAAACAAACTGCATTTAATCAGGTCTTCCAACAATTGCTCAAACCTAAGGTGACAAATGGTTTCAGAAATCTAGAGCATGAGCATTCCAACTTCCAAGAAACTATGACTCAAAGTAAGAACATTACATACAAATTATGCAACAAGTAGCTTAAAAACTACATTGATCACAAACCTAGGAGACTTTGTAATCACCAGTATGCCCAGTTCCAAATATGTTGATTTTACATTCAAACATGAAGCATAGAAACGAATACTCAAACTGTATCTTCTAAATCTAGTATATAGTAAACTGGAACTAATAAAGAATTGTAAGACTGTTAGGAACCCGAGAATTGGATTCCTAAGAAAGAACACTTTTATTGAGAGATAAGAGATAAATTTCTCCTCCAAGGATTTCCCCTTCATAATAGAGTCACTACTCTATTCAACAATTGATTACAATATTCAATGATATCCCAAACTAACTACATAACCCCTATTTATACACAATAGTACAAACTACCtcataactaactaactattaTTAACTAAGTCTACTAATCTAAGCCCTAACAAATATCATAAATGCAACTTAATGACAAACAAATAAACAAGAACATGAAACCAGGAACTTCAAAAGAAATAAGGTTACAACCAGAATTGTCAAATTGCAGATATAGCACTATAGCATAGCAGAATTTAAACAAATCATTATTGGTCCGGGATACACTATTTAATAtgaagtgttgtcaaatagtggctAGAGCAGTGTTGCAGCAGTGTAGCGTAGCAGAATTTAAGCAAACCGATATTTTCTGCAATTTAGGACTCACAACAATGGTTAcaaccaacaattggtatcatgAGAGACCTAACCTTCCCATGGAAAGAATACCCCGAACATGTTTGACGTCACTAAATTCACCAACAACAGTCTTTTCTGCTTCTCTTTTTTGTTCCTCATTCATGGGAGCAGATCTTCCACTCATAACATCCGCAACTTGGGCTACAAATCCCTTATCCACCTGATCATTGAATTCAAAAACTATTAACTTACACTACAAAACCAATATTACACccaacaaattcataaaaatccaATGCTTActtgcatttgtttccaaagaACAATACCCGAAAGAAATGATTGGTGTTATAGCCTCCAAGTCTCACAAGCTTAAAAATGTGGTCAACAGTTTTGGGCGCAACACTTGGATAGAAACCAAATTCAATATCCCCATAATTTGTCTGCATTCATAAACACAATAACCTGAGTATATACAAAAACAAATTGATATCAATTTAAAGAAACAAGTTATCTATTCTACAAACTACAAAACAAGCTAAACTTCCATAGCAAAAGATAggatttttttatacaaaaaagtTTAGGTGAGTTGAGTCTCAGAACTCTCTTGGACAGACATCAATGTTAAGAGAGCACTGACAGGTACTTACAAATTACTCACCGAGGTCCTCCTGTCGGTACAGGAGTTAATCACATGCCCTTCTCGGTTATGAGTCAACTCCTTACCAACATAACCAACTGTCGCCGGCAAGATGGGATTTTTCACTGAGTAAACCACTTGATTCAAATTTTCACTCATACCCACAATATAACTAACTGATATCTTCTCAATCAACGAAATGGGGTCTAAAGTTTGAGCTTTTCAATCACTCAAGGACTTAACAGAAATGGATTAAACACTGCTGAAGCTATGATATTTTACTACAAactcaaacaattataaataaataaaaaatttgaatatagAAAACCTGAAAGACGACGCGGGTTGATCCGAGTTGAGGTTCCAGAGAAGAAATCGCAGATGCAAAGGCCAATAGAATACAAACCCTAATCGAAATAATAAATCCTAAGCTCCACATTTCAACCAACGATGAATTTAGAACCTTCTCCTCCTAAAATTGAAGTCAAACGTTGGAAGTTTAGAAATCCAACGAAATACTAGTAACCTCTTGGTTGGTCTAATGGCTGAGATTTAGATCCTCCGAAATAAGAAGTTAAGTTTGATTATAGGTATATTACAATTGGTTTGTTTAATTTTCATTGATATTGTccctttatttttctaaataagtttattttttcaaataaattgtttattttaaatgaattcaATCTGTAtaacaatataattattaaagaaaaaaaaagtgactttaatataaatcacttttattaaaatcaattttattatattatatttttatacgattataattatcatcataaaataattatataattatttgtttatattagattggaaaatatatgtaaaataactttttgcAAGATATCAATGGTTTGGTGGAACTAAATGGGCGAACATAAACAAGTTTGGGAAAAAGACCCTACTAGAAATCCTTAGAAAAACTTATTGCAACTGAATCAACTATTAGgagaacaaataaaaaaggAGTTTCATACAACGATTTAGACTAAGGTCATATTTTCTTAGAGAGTATGTCATTTAGTTGGGTTCTATAAAAATGTGTCTCTATTTaagttttatattatgttttacaaataattgaatatacCGAACAACAGAGTAATAAAGATGATTTCTCAATCAACCATCTTCTATGTCAATAGTTGTTAGAGAATCATTTGTTaaagtcaaattttttttttttttgatatattttaaaaacaacaaaatttgtaGAGTAAATGTTAAGTTTTATAAATGTTGATGTACTGGTGTTtacatttgagtttttttgtttaaGAAACAATAATCTTAGAAGTGGACAAACTAAAATGCATTCTCGTGAATCAAGTGTGTTGTATATgctcaataataaaataagtaaaata
It contains:
- the LOC101511086 gene encoding peptidyl-prolyl cis-trans isomerase CYP23 isoform X1, which translates into the protein MWSLGFIISIRVCILLAFASAISSLEPQLGSTRVVFQTNYGDIEFGFYPSVAPKTVDHIFKLVRLGGYNTNHFFRVDKGFVAQVADVMSGRSAPMNEEQKREAEKTVVGEFSDVKHVRGILSMGRYEDPDSAASSFSMLLGNAPHLDGKYAIFGKVTKGDDTLTKLEQLPTRKEGIFVMPTERITILSSYYYDTETENCELDRSILKRRLAASAVQVEKQRMKCFP
- the LOC101511086 gene encoding peptidyl-prolyl cis-trans isomerase CYP23 isoform X2, with amino-acid sequence MQTNYGDIEFGFYPSVAPKTVDHIFKLVRLGGYNTNHFFRVDKGFVAQVADVMSGRSAPMNEEQKREAEKTVVGEFSDVKHVRGILSMGRYEDPDSAASSFSMLLGNAPHLDGKYAIFGKVTKGDDTLTKLEQLPTRKEGIFVMPTERITILSSYYYDTETENCELDRSILKRRLAASAVQVEKQRMKCFP